One Paraburkholderia flagellata genomic window carries:
- a CDS encoding NAD-dependent epimerase/dehydratase family protein: MSQHSLSAKPFGRLLLTGAGGNLGRQLRGALANWADIVRVSDITELGEAAPHEETRRVDLSDREAVMQLVEGVDAIVHLGGISIDAPFDDLLEANIRGTYNLYEAARKHGIKRIVYASSNHVTGFHPVTSVLDTDAAHRPDSLYGVTKCFGESLSRYYFDRFGIETVCLRIGSSFEEPKNARMLVTFLSYRDFIELVRCSLFTNRVGHTIVYGVSDNPASWWDNGKAGFLGYRPRDSSAAYAGRFPAAAPNAELADAAQQYQGGPFVLGEPMQGADL; the protein is encoded by the coding sequence ATGTCGCAACACTCACTTTCCGCCAAACCGTTCGGCCGCCTTCTTCTTACTGGCGCGGGCGGCAATCTGGGCCGTCAGTTGCGCGGTGCGCTCGCGAACTGGGCCGACATTGTTCGCGTGAGCGACATCACGGAACTGGGCGAGGCGGCGCCGCACGAGGAAACGCGCCGCGTCGACCTCTCGGACCGCGAGGCGGTCATGCAACTCGTGGAAGGCGTGGATGCGATCGTGCACCTGGGCGGCATCTCCATCGACGCGCCGTTCGACGATCTGCTCGAAGCCAACATTCGCGGCACGTACAATCTCTATGAAGCCGCGCGCAAGCACGGCATCAAGCGCATCGTCTATGCGAGTTCCAATCACGTCACGGGCTTTCATCCGGTCACGAGCGTGCTCGATACCGATGCCGCGCACCGGCCAGACAGCTTGTACGGCGTGACGAAATGCTTCGGCGAATCGCTGTCGCGCTATTACTTCGATCGCTTCGGCATCGAAACGGTATGTCTGCGCATTGGTTCATCGTTCGAAGAACCGAAGAACGCACGCATGCTCGTCACGTTCCTGAGCTATCGCGACTTCATCGAACTCGTGCGCTGCTCGCTGTTCACCAATCGCGTGGGTCATACGATCGTGTATGGCGTGTCGGACAACCCGGCAAGCTGGTGGGACAACGGCAAGGCGGGTTTCCTGGGCTACCGGCCGCGCGACAGCTCGGCGGCGTACGCCGGGCGCTTCCCGGCGGCTGCGCCGAACGCCGAGCTTGCCGACGCCGCACAGCAGTATCAGGGTGGACCGTTCGTGCTTGGCGAGCCGATGCAAGGCGCCGACCTTTGA
- a CDS encoding type II toxin-antitoxin system HipA family toxin: MSARPRLPNRLDLWMNGLPVGYWESVRGNERLAYLDSWVDDEQGRPLSLSLPFTPGNQPWRGQIVADYFDNLLPDSDRIRRRIAARYQTGGTSPFELLAALGRDCVGALQILPAGVAPASLRSIKGRALSEGDIAQLLRETTATPHAGEHDSVGSLRLSIAGAQEKTALLRHGGQWLLPEGSTPTTHILKLPLGLVGNMRADMRTSVENEWLCTRIIAAYGLPVAPCEIAQFEDMKALVVERFDRRLASDGKWILRLPQEDLCQATGTSGLAKYEADGGPGIDAIMQVLDGSAQAAADRRHFFVTQIVFWLLAATDGHAKNYSIALLPGSEYAATPLYDVLSAHPVVGRGRNHIAPQRVSLAMSVRGRNRHYRVEEIYPRHWIAQGQRVGFAAAEVEAMLSQVAAQTPRVIEAVSAQIPAGFPEDVADAVFAGMRRLAARLTAGLAI, from the coding sequence GTGAGCGCACGTCCACGTCTACCCAACCGGCTCGACCTGTGGATGAACGGCCTGCCCGTGGGCTACTGGGAGAGCGTGCGCGGCAACGAACGCCTCGCGTACCTCGACAGCTGGGTCGACGACGAGCAAGGCCGCCCCCTCTCCCTCTCGCTGCCGTTCACGCCCGGCAACCAGCCCTGGCGCGGCCAGATCGTCGCGGACTATTTCGACAACCTGCTACCGGACAGCGACCGAATCCGCAGACGCATCGCTGCGCGCTACCAGACGGGCGGCACCTCGCCGTTCGAGTTGCTCGCCGCGCTCGGCCGTGATTGCGTGGGCGCGCTGCAAATTCTGCCCGCAGGCGTTGCGCCCGCCAGCCTGAGGAGCATCAAGGGGCGAGCCCTGAGCGAAGGCGACATCGCGCAACTGCTGCGAGAAACCACCGCCACGCCGCACGCGGGCGAGCACGATTCCGTGGGCAGCCTGCGGCTGTCCATCGCCGGGGCGCAGGAAAAGACCGCGCTGCTGCGGCATGGCGGGCAGTGGCTGCTTCCTGAAGGCAGCACGCCGACCACACACATCCTGAAACTGCCGCTCGGCCTCGTCGGCAACATGCGCGCCGACATGCGCACCTCGGTGGAAAACGAGTGGCTGTGCACGCGGATCATCGCGGCCTACGGCTTGCCCGTCGCGCCCTGCGAAATCGCGCAATTCGAAGATATGAAGGCACTGGTCGTGGAGCGTTTCGACCGGCGCCTTGCCAGCGACGGCAAATGGATCCTGCGCCTGCCGCAGGAGGACCTGTGCCAGGCCACGGGCACGTCCGGGCTCGCGAAGTACGAAGCCGACGGCGGCCCGGGCATCGACGCGATCATGCAAGTCCTGGACGGTTCCGCGCAGGCCGCGGCCGACCGCCGCCATTTCTTCGTCACACAAATCGTCTTCTGGCTGCTCGCCGCAACGGACGGCCATGCGAAGAACTACAGCATCGCGCTGCTGCCCGGCAGCGAATACGCCGCCACGCCGCTCTACGACGTGCTCAGCGCGCATCCTGTCGTCGGCCGGGGCCGCAATCATATTGCGCCGCAGCGCGTGAGCCTCGCGATGTCCGTGCGCGGGCGCAACCGGCACTATCGCGTCGAGGAGATCTATCCCCGGCACTGGATCGCGCAAGGTCAGCGCGTGGGATTCGCCGCGGCGGAAGTCGAAGCGATGCTCTCGCAGGTGGCGGCGCAAACACCGCGCGTGATCGAAGCCGTCTCGGCGCAGATCCCTGCCGGTTTTCCCGAAGACGTAGCCGACGCCGTCTTCGCCGGCATGCGCAGGCTCGCCGCGAGGCTGACCGCCGGGCTCGCGATTTAA
- a CDS encoding porin, translating to MSENTRRLKCAVVGVAIAGAAPAFAQSSVTLYGIVDTGIGWQSSQTTLGSTSGGRSAVKMINGVWAGSRFGLKGAEDLGGGTKAIFQLEQGFNSATGAQSTSGLMFSRQAFVGVTNPTYGSLTAGRQYASYYQMLSPYSPTTWLTGFYGAHPGDLDGLDTIYRANNTLLYTSPKIHGFTVSGSYSLAGVPGSVTQGSTWTAAAQYAMGPFGMAVGFSRINNSNVNGGAFGADTTTSNAGAQAGVSAVTYGYQSARAQQRFAVGAGYTFNSQFDLTATYSNVQYIPGVGSGFHDTAIFNTGGVVLHWKPAPTWDFATGYSYTRATRANGITSSAQYQQFNLSEYYTLSKRTGLYALQAFQRANGKTLTPAGNGTQIINATATIGDGFQTTPSSSRSMVAVGAGIIHRF from the coding sequence ATGTCGGAGAACACACGCCGTTTGAAATGCGCCGTTGTCGGGGTGGCGATTGCGGGCGCTGCGCCTGCCTTTGCGCAAAGCAGCGTGACGCTCTACGGTATCGTCGATACGGGCATCGGCTGGCAGTCGAGCCAAACGACACTCGGTTCGACCTCGGGCGGCCGTTCGGCGGTCAAGATGATCAACGGCGTGTGGGCTGGCAGCCGCTTCGGGCTGAAGGGTGCAGAGGACCTGGGCGGCGGCACGAAGGCTATTTTCCAGCTAGAACAGGGCTTCAACAGCGCAACCGGCGCGCAATCGACGAGCGGGCTCATGTTCAGCCGGCAAGCGTTCGTGGGCGTGACGAATCCCACCTACGGTTCGCTCACGGCGGGCCGCCAGTACGCTTCGTACTACCAGATGCTTTCGCCCTACAGCCCGACCACGTGGCTCACCGGTTTTTATGGCGCGCATCCGGGCGATCTCGACGGTCTCGACACGATCTATCGCGCCAATAACACGCTGCTGTACACGTCGCCGAAAATTCATGGTTTTACTGTGAGTGGTTCGTACTCGCTCGCTGGTGTGCCTGGCAGCGTGACGCAAGGCTCGACGTGGACCGCCGCGGCGCAGTACGCCATGGGGCCGTTCGGCATGGCGGTGGGTTTCTCGCGCATCAACAACTCGAACGTGAACGGCGGGGCCTTCGGTGCAGATACGACCACGTCCAACGCGGGCGCACAGGCCGGCGTTTCCGCGGTGACCTACGGCTACCAGTCGGCGCGCGCACAGCAGCGCTTTGCCGTGGGCGCGGGCTATACGTTCAACAGCCAGTTCGACCTCACCGCGACTTACTCGAATGTGCAGTACATCCCCGGCGTGGGATCGGGCTTCCACGACACCGCGATCTTCAATACGGGCGGCGTCGTCCTGCACTGGAAGCCGGCTCCGACGTGGGACTTTGCGACGGGCTACAGCTATACGCGCGCAACGCGAGCCAACGGCATCACGAGCAGCGCGCAATACCAGCAGTTCAATCTCTCGGAGTACTACACGCTTTCCAAGCGCACGGGACTTTACGCGTTGCAGGCTTTCCAGCGTGCAAACGGCAAGACTCTCACGCCGGCAGGCAACGGTACGCAAATCATCAACGCGACCGCGACGATCGGCGACGGCTTCCAGACCACGCCGTCTTCGTCCCGCAGCATGGTCGCGGTAGGTGCAGGCATCATCCACCGGTTCTGA
- a CDS encoding TRAP transporter large permease — protein sequence MELAILSLSFLVLLAVGVPVSFSLGLACVSTYLYEGLPAATAMQSMISGMNAFSFLAVPFFIFSGELMLHGGIADRILRFAQAAVGHFRGGLGMANVVACTLFGGVSGSPSADTSAMGGVVIPLMKREGYSAAYAVNVTTHSSLAGALMPTSTNMIIYAFAAQGITGTLNGQQMSGVSIGDLLFSGLLPVLWVMGFVLVAAYWQARRFGYPLSADGSTKVQMFPGWLAVVRAFLGALPGLLVIAIILFCVARGIATATEAAAIAVVYSLALTVVVYRSMTKEKLFFALSRAAKTTGVVLLLIAVSNMLRYQMAYLEIPEAIERVLEHATTLPWLMLLYINIIQVFLGTFIDMAAHILITTPLFLPLAMHSGVGPVQFGIMILLNCALGLVHPPIGSVQFIGCAIGDVSIGETTKVAWPYYLAIFSAINLVTYFPFFSTWLPSVINGHPVF from the coding sequence ATGGAACTCGCAATTCTTTCGCTCAGCTTTTTGGTGCTCCTCGCCGTTGGGGTGCCGGTTTCTTTCTCCCTGGGTCTCGCCTGCGTCAGCACGTACCTTTACGAAGGACTGCCGGCCGCTACTGCCATGCAGTCGATGATCTCGGGCATGAACGCGTTTTCGTTTCTGGCCGTGCCGTTCTTCATCTTCTCCGGCGAGTTGATGCTGCACGGCGGCATTGCCGACCGCATTCTGCGCTTCGCCCAGGCCGCCGTGGGTCACTTCCGCGGCGGCCTCGGCATGGCCAATGTTGTTGCGTGCACGCTCTTCGGCGGCGTTTCCGGTTCGCCTTCGGCGGATACCTCGGCCATGGGCGGCGTGGTGATTCCGCTCATGAAGCGCGAAGGCTATAGCGCCGCCTATGCGGTCAACGTGACGACGCACTCGTCGCTCGCCGGTGCGTTGATGCCGACCTCGACGAACATGATCATCTACGCGTTCGCCGCGCAAGGCATTACGGGCACGCTGAATGGTCAGCAGATGAGCGGTGTTTCGATCGGCGACCTGCTTTTCTCGGGCCTGCTGCCGGTGCTGTGGGTCATGGGCTTCGTGCTGGTTGCCGCGTACTGGCAGGCACGCCGCTTTGGCTATCCGCTCAGCGCGGACGGCTCGACCAAGGTGCAGATGTTCCCCGGCTGGCTCGCCGTGGTGAGGGCTTTTCTCGGCGCGCTGCCTGGCTTGCTCGTGATCGCGATCATTCTCTTCTGCGTGGCGCGAGGCATTGCAACCGCGACGGAAGCGGCCGCGATTGCCGTCGTGTATTCGCTCGCGCTCACCGTGGTCGTCTATCGCTCGATGACGAAGGAGAAGCTGTTCTTCGCCCTCTCTCGCGCGGCCAAGACCACGGGTGTCGTGCTGCTGCTGATCGCGGTGTCGAACATGCTGCGCTACCAGATGGCGTATCTGGAGATTCCGGAGGCCATCGAGCGCGTGCTCGAACATGCCACGACCCTTCCCTGGCTGATGCTTCTCTACATCAACATCATCCAGGTGTTTCTGGGCACGTTCATCGACATGGCAGCGCACATCCTCATCACGACGCCGCTATTCCTGCCGCTCGCCATGCATAGCGGCGTGGGTCCGGTGCAGTTCGGCATCATGATCCTGCTGAACTGCGCGCTCGGCCTCGTGCACCCGCCAATCGGCTCGGTGCAGTTCATCGGCTGCGCAATCGGCGATGTGTCGATCGGGGAGACGACCAAGGTCGCGTGGCCATACTATCTCGCGATTTTCAGCGCGATCAATCTGGTCACCTACTTTCCGTTCTTC
- a CDS encoding LacI family DNA-binding transcriptional regulator, with the protein MKSGSPTIRDVAAMAGVSVATVSKYVNGTQRFSPAVEAKVKDAIESLGYRSNPLARSMITGRTRTIGVAILDIANPHFTNVVKGANRVALQHDYTLLLVDAEENLARERSLIEALSPRVDGLIVSSRASEEIARWTMKLGKPIVMLRTVRGLDIPTVGFDNRLATSMLVRHLLNLGHRHVAYLGFAAATINDERIAGATEALAEAGLTLDVYETHAPTAQAGEQACSRVMLGPKRPQAVICYNDLIALGFMKEARSLGFRLPQDVSVAGIDNVPYGEYVEPRLTTIDGQSERMGELAMQKLIDVLAGRADVEQVVLEPRLVVRDSTAACR; encoded by the coding sequence ATGAAAAGTGGTTCCCCGACGATTCGCGATGTCGCCGCGATGGCCGGCGTCTCGGTCGCGACGGTATCGAAGTACGTGAACGGCACGCAACGCTTTTCGCCGGCGGTGGAAGCGAAGGTCAAGGACGCCATCGAGTCGCTCGGCTACCGCTCGAATCCGCTTGCGCGCTCGATGATCACGGGGCGCACGCGCACCATTGGCGTCGCCATTCTCGACATCGCGAACCCGCACTTCACGAACGTGGTCAAGGGCGCGAACCGCGTTGCGCTCCAGCACGACTACACGCTGCTTCTCGTGGACGCCGAAGAAAATCTCGCGCGCGAGCGCTCGCTTATCGAAGCGCTTTCACCACGCGTGGACGGGCTCATCGTCAGCTCGCGCGCGTCCGAGGAAATCGCCAGGTGGACGATGAAACTAGGTAAGCCCATCGTCATGCTCAGGACCGTGCGCGGGCTCGACATTCCCACCGTCGGCTTCGACAACCGGCTCGCGACTTCCATGCTGGTGCGTCATTTGCTCAATCTCGGGCACCGGCACGTGGCCTATCTCGGGTTCGCAGCGGCGACCATCAATGACGAGCGTATTGCTGGCGCAACCGAGGCGCTTGCAGAAGCCGGCCTCACGCTCGACGTGTACGAGACACACGCGCCGACCGCCCAGGCAGGCGAACAGGCCTGCTCGCGTGTGATGCTGGGCCCAAAGCGCCCGCAGGCCGTGATCTGCTACAACGACCTCATCGCGCTTGGCTTCATGAAGGAGGCGAGGTCGCTCGGCTTTCGCCTGCCGCAGGATGTCTCGGTCGCCGGGATCGACAACGTGCCCTACGGCGAATACGTGGAGCCGCGCCTGACCACCATCGACGGGCAGAGCGAGCGAATGGGCGAACTGGCCATGCAAAAGCTCATCGACGTCCTGGCTGGCCGCGCGGATGTCGAGCAGGTCGTGCTCGAACCCCGCCTCGTCGTGCGCGACTCGACCGCCGCCTGCCGCTGA
- a CDS encoding LysR family transcriptional regulator: MDNTALRYFLEVARSGSLSKASERLYVAVSALSRQIARLEEELGTPLFERRPRGMVLSEAGRMLAEHARRSLLEAERVVGEIRGLSEGGRATIRIASSEGLAPDFLPQVFAHFLRTYPQTHFQLDVSAPSVATQRVREGTADIALCFSLAPEKEIAVHYSQRAPIFALMRRDHPLAARESLSLRDLIPWPVAMNNQGVTIRQLLDIACGPEGLIFEPVFVSNYHVALQRFVRLTDAVTFTGYLTVRGRLEVEGLAAVPLTNPELHQRTLQIQTMAGRTLPQTMQAFLDLLTRAIDDEDLARG, translated from the coding sequence ATGGACAACACCGCACTGCGCTATTTTCTGGAAGTGGCCCGCAGCGGCTCGCTGAGCAAGGCGTCCGAACGGCTTTACGTGGCCGTTTCGGCGCTCAGCCGCCAGATCGCCCGGCTCGAAGAGGAACTCGGCACGCCGTTATTCGAGCGGCGCCCGCGTGGCATGGTGCTGAGCGAGGCGGGGCGCATGCTCGCGGAGCACGCGCGGCGCAGCCTCCTCGAAGCGGAGCGCGTGGTCGGCGAGATTCGCGGGCTGAGCGAGGGTGGCCGCGCGACCATACGCATTGCAAGCTCCGAAGGTCTGGCGCCCGACTTTCTGCCGCAGGTGTTCGCGCACTTCCTCAGGACGTATCCGCAAACGCATTTTCAGCTAGACGTGTCGGCGCCTTCTGTTGCGACGCAGCGTGTGCGAGAGGGCACGGCCGATATCGCGCTGTGTTTCAGCCTCGCGCCGGAGAAAGAAATTGCCGTGCACTATTCGCAGCGCGCACCGATATTCGCGCTCATGCGGCGCGATCATCCGCTGGCGGCGCGAGAGTCGCTTTCGTTGCGCGATTTGATCCCGTGGCCGGTCGCCATGAACAACCAGGGCGTGACGATCCGCCAACTCCTCGACATCGCGTGCGGCCCCGAAGGGTTGATCTTCGAGCCGGTGTTCGTCAGCAACTATCATGTCGCACTGCAAAGATTCGTACGCCTGACCGATGCCGTGACGTTCACCGGCTATCTGACCGTGCGCGGCCGTCTAGAGGTGGAGGGGCTTGCCGCCGTGCCGCTCACGAACCCGGAGTTGCATCAGCGCACGCTGCAGATCCAGACGATGGCGGGCCGCACGCTGCCGCAGACCATGCAGGCTTTTCTCGACCTGCTCACGCGCGCGATCGACGACGAGGATCTCGCGCGCGGCTGA
- a CDS encoding TRAP transporter small permease → MTFLKLPNDLLFRLLTILASLALAVLTVLVFYGVIMRYVFESAPDFVEPIALLLVVTIAMFGAALKVRERGHIGLDSLVKKLSPRGQLIAEAFQHLCLIALGVAIFFGCLQMAETTMDDRIAILGVPEAVRYVIPIVAGTCIVLFSLEHLFALFVRKAK, encoded by the coding sequence ATGACCTTCCTGAAACTCCCCAACGATTTACTGTTTCGCCTGCTGACGATCCTCGCCTCGCTTGCGCTCGCCGTGCTGACGGTGCTCGTCTTTTACGGCGTAATCATGCGCTACGTGTTCGAGAGCGCACCCGATTTCGTGGAGCCGATCGCGTTGCTGCTGGTGGTCACCATCGCCATGTTCGGGGCTGCGCTCAAGGTGCGCGAGCGCGGGCATATCGGTCTCGATTCGCTCGTCAAGAAGCTTTCCCCGCGGGGGCAACTGATCGCGGAGGCGTTTCAGCACCTCTGCCTGATCGCGCTTGGCGTGGCGATTTTCTTCGGCTGCCTGCAAATGGCGGAAACAACCATGGACGACCGCATCGCGATTCTCGGCGTGCCGGAAGCGGTGCGCTACGTCATTCCGATCGTGGCGGGCACCTGCATCGTGCTGTTTTCGCTCGAGCATTTATTTGCGCTGTTCGTACGCAAGGCTAAGTAG
- a CDS encoding helix-turn-helix transcriptional regulator — protein sequence MDYPLKTLSQLRPILVGFRKKAGLTQKDVAARLGISQQSYAAFEANPEAASVERLVRVLRLVDVEIKLGAPEAKASPVAEKTTPRAVKAPAAAAKMSRAAKPPAARKRTQTRTTPAADVPPRQSATRRKPRENW from the coding sequence GTGGACTACCCTCTCAAGACCCTGAGCCAACTGCGCCCGATCCTCGTCGGCTTCCGCAAGAAAGCCGGCCTCACCCAGAAAGACGTGGCCGCGCGGCTCGGCATCTCGCAGCAAAGCTATGCCGCGTTCGAGGCGAATCCCGAAGCGGCGAGCGTCGAGCGGCTCGTTCGGGTTCTGCGGCTCGTCGACGTCGAAATCAAGCTCGGCGCGCCCGAAGCCAAAGCATCGCCGGTCGCGGAGAAAACCACGCCCCGTGCGGTCAAAGCCCCCGCGGCCGCAGCCAAGATGTCGAGAGCGGCCAAGCCCCCGGCCGCCCGCAAACGCACACAAACCCGCACCACGCCGGCAGCCGACGTGCCGCCGCGCCAGTCCGCCACGCGCCGCAAGCCGAGGGAGAACTGGTGA
- a CDS encoding TRAP transporter substrate-binding protein, which produces MKKTFRNSRNARTAKTAMTVLAAALALTAGAAHARVFRVADVHSDTFPTNMAIKHMGEEISQATGGKDSVKVFGNSALGSENDTIDQVRIGALDMVRANGAAFNEIVPESMIPSLPFLFRDIDHFRKVMYGPEGQKILDAFKAKGMIALTFYESGARSIYAKRPIKSPADMKGLKVRVQPSDLMVDEIKAMGGTPTPMPFAEVYTGLKTGLVDAAENNLPSYEETKHYEVAQVFSETDHAMTPEVLVFSKKVWDTLTPQEQEVIKKAAADSVPYYVKLWTAREDTAGKTVQKGGATIVPASQVDRAAFVKAMQPVWAKYEKTPEMKQIVDEIQATH; this is translated from the coding sequence ATGAAAAAGACCTTTCGCAACTCACGCAATGCACGCACCGCGAAGACCGCAATGACGGTTCTGGCAGCGGCTCTCGCACTCACCGCAGGCGCCGCGCACGCGCGCGTGTTCCGCGTAGCCGATGTTCACAGCGACACGTTCCCGACCAACATGGCGATCAAGCACATGGGCGAAGAGATTTCGCAGGCGACGGGCGGCAAAGACTCCGTCAAGGTGTTCGGCAACAGCGCGCTGGGTTCGGAGAACGATACGATCGATCAGGTGCGCATTGGCGCGCTTGACATGGTTCGCGCCAACGGCGCCGCGTTCAACGAGATCGTGCCGGAGTCGATGATTCCGTCGCTGCCGTTCCTTTTTCGCGACATCGACCATTTCCGTAAGGTGATGTACGGCCCCGAAGGCCAGAAGATTCTCGACGCGTTCAAGGCCAAGGGCATGATCGCGCTGACGTTCTACGAGAGCGGCGCGCGTTCGATCTACGCGAAGCGTCCGATCAAGTCGCCGGCTGACATGAAAGGCCTGAAGGTGCGCGTGCAACCGTCCGACCTCATGGTCGACGAAATCAAGGCCATGGGCGGCACGCCCACGCCGATGCCGTTCGCCGAAGTCTATACGGGCCTGAAGACGGGCCTCGTGGACGCCGCTGAAAACAATCTGCCGTCGTACGAGGAAACCAAGCACTACGAAGTGGCGCAGGTGTTTTCCGAAACCGATCACGCCATGACGCCGGAAGTGCTCGTGTTCTCGAAGAAGGTGTGGGACACGCTCACGCCGCAGGAGCAGGAGGTCATCAAGAAGGCGGCGGCGGACTCGGTGCCGTACTACGTGAAGCTCTGGACGGCGCGTGAAGATACGGCGGGCAAGACAGTGCAAAAGGGCGGCGCGACCATCGTTCCGGCGTCGCAGGTCGATCGTGCAGCGTTCGTGAAGGCCATGCAGCCGGTGTGGGCGAAGTATGAAAAGACGCCCGAGATGAAGCAGATCGTGGACGAAATTCAGGCGACTCACTAA